One part of the Sorangiineae bacterium MSr11954 genome encodes these proteins:
- a CDS encoding AraC family transcriptional regulator, with translation MKESRKTATGARPRDARIGLRIERRNTSVGGHHHAAIPDHQITLHTGPPVRISCIPKGPRCVRNRGEINVVPAGVSEKWIEDDASDVMELRLPAPLVRLAAEEMGLDPDRAGIVPQCHVRDTQIEHITWALAAEQGANAPNGLIYRESLGMALAVHLLARYPAPAAPRRLSQSQLAMVTEYIEAHLGEDVSLFQLARVSGLSASHLRALFKRSTGVPVHEYVIQRRVERARALLLRGDLPASQVALDAGFSHQSHMARCMRKVLGVTPASIVRSRA, from the coding sequence ATGAAGGAATCGCGTAAGACGGCGACAGGCGCTCGACCCCGCGACGCGCGGATCGGTCTCCGCATCGAGCGGCGCAACACGTCGGTCGGTGGGCACCATCATGCGGCGATCCCGGATCATCAGATCACGTTGCACACCGGCCCGCCCGTGCGGATCTCGTGCATCCCCAAGGGACCTCGTTGTGTGCGCAACCGCGGTGAAATCAACGTGGTTCCCGCGGGCGTGAGCGAGAAGTGGATCGAGGACGACGCCAGCGACGTCATGGAGCTGCGACTTCCAGCGCCCCTGGTGCGCCTGGCGGCCGAGGAGATGGGGCTCGATCCCGACCGCGCGGGCATCGTGCCCCAGTGCCATGTGCGCGACACGCAGATCGAGCACATCACGTGGGCGCTGGCCGCCGAGCAGGGCGCGAACGCTCCGAACGGCCTTATCTATCGGGAAAGCCTGGGCATGGCGCTCGCCGTTCATCTCTTGGCGCGCTACCCCGCCCCCGCGGCGCCGCGCCGGCTCTCGCAAAGTCAGCTCGCGATGGTCACCGAGTACATCGAGGCCCACCTCGGCGAGGATGTCTCGCTTTTTCAGCTCGCGCGCGTTTCGGGGCTCAGCGCATCGCACTTGCGCGCGCTCTTCAAGCGCTCCACCGGGGTTCCGGTGCACGAATACGTCATTCAGCGACGGGTCGAGCGCGCGCGTGCCCTTCTTTTGCGCGGGGATTTACCCGCGAGCCAGGTCGCGCTCGATGCGGGGTTTTCCCATCAGAGCCACATGGCGCGCTGCATGCGGAAGGTGCTCGGCGTTACCCCCGCGTCCATCGTGCGATCGCGCGCGTGA
- a CDS encoding NAD(P)-binding domain-containing protein has translation MSKVQVNDAEAPTKRRIAVLGAGRMGSALVLALLARGFAVTVWNRTASKCAPLAAKGARVAGSVEDAVSGSDVIIGNVSDYPTSLELVQPPAVTKALRERLFVQLATGTPRQAKEMAGWAREHQIHYLDGAIMATPEFIGTEGGHILYSGPKELFEANQPVFAALGGHVYVGANVGHASTLDASLLIVLWGSLFGALQGAALSEAEDYPVDEFASSLEATMPVLTSAVLSTLKRIDKRRFEADESTFSSVETCYASARLIHQMNEEHGLHRGLTEALDKIFRHVTDAGHAQSDVAALYLAIAAARGANPANPANP, from the coding sequence ATGAGCAAGGTCCAAGTGAACGATGCCGAGGCCCCCACCAAGCGACGAATCGCCGTTCTGGGCGCGGGAAGAATGGGCTCCGCCCTCGTCCTAGCGCTTCTCGCGCGCGGTTTTGCCGTCACGGTCTGGAACCGCACGGCATCCAAGTGCGCGCCGCTCGCGGCCAAAGGCGCCCGGGTGGCGGGATCGGTCGAGGACGCCGTGTCGGGCTCGGACGTCATCATTGGCAATGTGAGCGACTACCCCACCAGCCTCGAGCTGGTGCAACCACCGGCGGTGACGAAGGCGTTGCGCGAGCGGCTCTTCGTGCAATTGGCCACCGGCACACCGCGCCAGGCCAAGGAAATGGCGGGGTGGGCGCGCGAGCACCAGATTCATTACCTGGACGGCGCCATCATGGCGACGCCGGAATTCATCGGCACCGAGGGAGGCCACATCCTCTATTCGGGACCCAAGGAGCTCTTCGAGGCGAACCAACCGGTGTTCGCGGCGCTGGGCGGGCACGTTTACGTCGGCGCCAATGTCGGCCACGCCAGCACGCTGGACGCTTCCCTCCTCATCGTTCTATGGGGCTCGCTCTTCGGCGCGCTTCAAGGCGCGGCCCTTAGCGAGGCGGAGGACTATCCGGTCGACGAGTTCGCGAGCTCGCTCGAAGCCACCATGCCGGTGCTCACGAGCGCGGTGCTCTCGACGTTGAAGCGGATCGACAAACGCCGCTTCGAGGCCGACGAGTCGACCTTCTCGTCCGTCGAGACCTGCTACGCGTCCGCGCGGCTCATTCACCAGATGAACGAGGAGCACGGCCTCCATCGCGGCCTCACCGAGGCGCTCGACAAAATCTTCCGGCACGTGACCGACGCCGGGCACGCGCAGAGCGACGTCGCCGCCCTTTACCTCGCGATCGCCGCGGCCCGCGGCGCGAACCCCGCCAACCCCGCGAACCCTTAG
- a CDS encoding nuclear transport factor 2 family protein, whose product MTKGSKFVAVVMAALAVAGVAYGAAPADPTAEILRIDDQWVDAIDRHDRATLDAIVAPDHIETTPRGVLYTRAQLFRFLDGPAPRSATGQTSKLSDRQVHLYGNTAIVTGINTITNTTPASIVTIRFTDVFVKLDGRWRAVAAHTSRVEPAPK is encoded by the coding sequence ATGACCAAAGGCTCCAAGTTCGTGGCGGTGGTGATGGCGGCCCTTGCGGTGGCGGGGGTGGCGTATGGTGCGGCGCCGGCGGATCCGACGGCGGAAATTTTGCGGATCGATGATCAGTGGGTCGATGCGATCGATCGGCATGATCGGGCGACGCTCGACGCCATCGTCGCCCCCGATCACATCGAGACCACCCCGCGCGGCGTGCTCTATACGCGCGCGCAGCTCTTTCGCTTTCTCGACGGGCCGGCGCCACGAAGTGCCACCGGGCAAACCTCGAAGCTGAGCGATCGCCAAGTGCACCTCTATGGCAACACGGCGATTGTCACCGGGATCAACACCATCACCAACACCACCCCGGCGTCGATCGTCACCATCCGCTTCACCGACGTGTTCGTGAAGCTCGACGGACGATGGCGCGCCGTGGCTGCCCATACGTCACGGGTCGAGCCGGCCCCGAAGTAG
- a CDS encoding Ig-like domain-containing protein, with product MIVRKHRAIVAAFPTLFIALAASLGACSSDDTSISPRPDPDAGQRPDSNDPRPDAGKDATPPGDAGSPHVLSSDPTEGATDVYPVEIYDNGGKFAQRKRITVRFDAAMDTTVTRATLISGGADAGAPRTIEGVWAPDARSIELTVFGPVPDRDPPLEPRTAYRLDLRALRAASGRPLDASGPPLGDGVLDFKTGDVDGNLNHACFHAIFDAPTKVTATPSASGAPNADKGHKIYEVSLPPAREGFTRIPAPSPGASAPVGYTFYLDRAVPVAIQDEATAQPVPLTFNGPKPPACAGITHAVRFTIDGAHDHNVKLGPLGDPSFKFILELER from the coding sequence ATGATTGTTCGCAAACACCGCGCCATCGTCGCGGCATTTCCCACTTTGTTCATAGCCCTCGCCGCGTCCCTCGGCGCCTGCTCCTCGGACGACACGTCCATCTCGCCGCGCCCCGATCCGGACGCCGGGCAAAGGCCCGACTCCAACGATCCGCGCCCCGACGCGGGGAAGGACGCCACCCCGCCAGGCGACGCGGGATCTCCGCACGTCCTCTCATCGGACCCCACGGAGGGCGCGACCGACGTGTACCCCGTCGAGATCTACGACAATGGGGGAAAGTTCGCCCAACGCAAACGCATCACCGTGCGCTTCGACGCGGCGATGGATACCACGGTAACGCGCGCGACCTTGATCTCCGGCGGCGCAGACGCGGGGGCGCCGCGGACGATCGAAGGCGTCTGGGCTCCGGATGCGCGCAGCATCGAGCTCACGGTTTTTGGCCCGGTGCCCGATCGCGATCCACCCCTCGAGCCCCGCACCGCCTATCGCCTCGACCTTCGCGCGCTGCGCGCGGCTTCCGGCAGGCCGCTCGATGCTTCAGGGCCTCCGCTCGGCGATGGCGTGCTCGATTTCAAAACGGGTGACGTCGACGGCAACCTCAATCACGCGTGCTTTCACGCCATCTTCGACGCCCCCACCAAGGTGACCGCCACGCCGTCGGCCTCCGGCGCGCCCAACGCGGACAAAGGGCATAAAATTTACGAGGTGAGCCTCCCGCCCGCCCGCGAAGGGTTCACGCGAATTCCCGCCCCGTCACCGGGGGCGAGCGCTCCCGTTGGGTACACCTTTTATCTCGACCGCGCCGTGCCCGTCGCCATTCAGGATGAAGCGACGGCGCAGCCCGTGCCCCTCACGTTCAACGGACCCAAGCCGCCCGCCTGCGCGGGAATCACACACGCCGTGCGGTTCACCATCGACGGCGCACACGACCACAACGTGAAGCTCGGTCCCCTCGGCGATCCTTCGTTCAAGTTCATCCTCGAGCTCGAGCGGTGA
- a CDS encoding CBS domain-containing protein: MPPAAAVPRPVVSVPKDATVMDAVRAMVNRNVGAVVVLDGVQLLGVFTERDVVIRVVLEGLATETTPVAEVMTKSVVTVREDADRSSVLKLMADHHIRHLPVVDADGRVKTMLSMRHLLRAEVQDLKQTVWSLVAENSADGPGG; the protein is encoded by the coding sequence ATGCCGCCTGCAGCCGCTGTTCCCCGACCCGTGGTGTCGGTTCCGAAGGACGCGACGGTGATGGACGCCGTTCGAGCGATGGTGAACCGCAATGTCGGGGCGGTCGTGGTGCTCGATGGTGTGCAGTTGCTGGGCGTGTTCACGGAACGTGACGTGGTGATCCGGGTCGTGCTCGAGGGCCTCGCCACCGAAACGACCCCGGTCGCCGAGGTCATGACCAAGTCGGTCGTCACCGTTCGCGAGGACGCCGATCGATCGTCGGTGCTGAAGCTCATGGCGGATCATCACATCCGTCACCTGCCCGTCGTCGATGCCGACGGCCGCGTCAAGACGATGCTCTCGATGCGCCATTTGCTGCGGGCCGAGGTGCAGGATCTGAAGCAAACCGTGTGGAGCTTGGTCGCGGAAAACTCCGCCGATGGCCCCGGCGGCTGA